The DNA window AGTAATTCCTGATGTTCCGGGCGGAGCGGAATCCTTCGAACTTGCGGCTAAATTCTGTTACGGGATAAATTTTGAGATAAACACCGAGAATATTGCGGCGCTACGTTGCGTGGCCGAGTACCTTGAGATGACCGAGGACTATGCGGTCGGAAGCCTTGTGGAAAGAACTGAAGCCTTCTTGAATGAAGTGGCACTTCAGAGCCTAGCAGGAGCAATTTCTGTGTTACATGCTTCCGAGAACCTACTCCCCATTGCAGAGGAAGTTAAACTGGTTGGCCGGTGCATCGATGCCATAGCATATTTAGCTTGCAAAGAGAGTGGCAATGATATTGCAATGTCTTCAACAATCTCTAACTCGAAAACGGTGGTTGATTGGTGGGCTGAGGATTTGGCTGTTCTTCGAATTGACATATTCCAACGGGTTCTGATTGCAATGATAGCGAGGGGATTTAAACCATATGCTCTTGGTCCTGTGCTTATGCTCTATGCTCAGAAAGCTCTTAGAGGTTTGGTGAGACCCCCATGCCTACATAATTCAGTTGTTTACCTGATATGCTTCAAAATGTAAAGTTGAAGCTGAAGCTCCTTCTTCGTGCAGGAAATATTTGGAAAGGGGAGGAAGAAAATCGAGCCACGACAAGAACACGAGAAGAGGGTCGTCTTGGAAACCATAGTGAGCCTTCTGCCAAAGGAGAAAAATGCAATGTCTGTAAGCTTCCTAACCGTGCTGCTTCGAGCAGCAATTTATCTCGAAACAACCATTGCTTGTCGACTCGATTTAGAAAAAAGGATGGCCTTGCAATTAGGACAGGCTGTTTTGGATGATCTCTTGATTCCTGCCTATTCTTTTACTGGGGATACATTGTTTGATGTGGACACAGTACAGCGGATCATGATGAATTACCTTGAATATGAAACTGATGGTTCTCATTTTGGCTACAAAGAAGAAGATGGCTATATTTCTCCCCCACTAAGTGACATGGAAAGGGTGGGAAAGCTAATGGAGAGCTACCTAGCCGAAATAGCATCTGATCGTAATCTCCCCGTCTCGAAATTCATCGGTCTCGCTGAACTCATTCCCGAACAATCGAGGATAACAGAGGATGGGATGTACAGAGCCATAGATATCTACCTCAAGGTACAGTCTTTTATGTAATTACCCTCATCTTAACATTCTGCTGCAACTTTTTACtcaattcaataattatatatactCTAATCCTATATGAGTACAGAAAACAACACCATTTGTTCATTATGAATTAAGTTTGAACACATTGCAATGCAAAGGTGATTTTGAAGCAATCTCATATAAAGTGAATCTGCTTTGTAACAGGACTGTTGGAACTATCATATAGAACCCTTTTAGCTTTCATTGATTTGAGAGAATAGTATCTTAGTCTTATCCACCTTTTCATAATAATTGACACTTGACAGGCTCACCCCACTATAACTGACTTGGAGAGGAAGAAAGTTTGCAGCCTAATGGATTGCCAGAAACTCTCTCGGGAGGCCTGCGCTCACGCTGCGCAAAATGACCGTCTTCCTGTCCAGACCGTGGTTCAAGTTCTTTACTACGAACAACAACGCCTTCGAGACGTCATGAACGGAAGCATGTCAAGTGGAACTTCCCCTTCCATATCTTCCAGAGTGAATTTATACCCTCCAACAGATATCCACCCAGTTTCGAATGAACTTTCGAGCTTGAAACGAGAGAACGAGGACTTGAAACTAGAGCtagtaaaaatgaaaatgagattgaaagaAATAGAAAGACCATCATCCGCTGTTCCGTCAGCAGCAAGCAGTCCTATGGGAATTATTGTGCCATCATCTGATAAGCCTCCTTTGCCAAGAAAATCATTCATGAATTCAGTTTCTAAGAAACTTGGACGCCTTTATCCTTTCGGAGTTCCGCCTTCCGGTGCCAAAGCTCGAACAAGACCTAGCAAAGATAGGAGGCACTCCATTTCTTGACACATTGTTTGGTTTGCCACTATCTGTACTTTTCCAAAGTGTTCCTATGTCTGGTGttttccctctcttttttttttttgttcttttttcttctGGGGTGCTATCTATCATATTCATGTTTGATAAATACATTATTAAAAGCATGGTGGTATGAATCTCAGCATTTGGCTGTTTTTAGTTTCACCAAAACAGGATAATATATCCATTCAGAGTATATTTCAGGACAAATCCTAATGTTTTAATCATAAGGGAACAGCTAAAAGAGAAGACGTGGGGAAATGTGAAATTGTAATTGTAAATCTGAGTTCAGGTTTAAAATTAAGAGTACATCGTATCTGACAAGTCTGTTGGAAAAAAGATAAGAAAAGAAATACTGAATGCAGGGTGTGGGGtctttatttgaattattgacaGCTTTAGGATAAATGAACTTGGGGAAAGAAATTGTATAGCTTATGGGGCAGGCTACCAAGTGGTACCACGTTTTGTCCGAGGCAAAACCATCAATGATGTTTAAAAGATGGGCTCCCTAAATATTCAAGTTTCATTGGTCTCAGACTTTTTCAACCAGCATTACACATGCTCTTCAAGGTAACCAAAATGGCTTCATTTGCAGGTTCTTTGTTTGACCCTTGATGGCATGTTGCCACTTGCCAGGGCAAACCATGTACGGAAACTCTGTTTCCAAGCATCATTcaacatatattcaatttgagAAACTTTTGTACATGTGAATATTCCTGTTATAAGCCCTAAAAGGTGCTTTGCAAATACAATAGAGTTGAAACTATAACACCGGCTAATATAGCAAAGGTTGATCAAATTAAAGAGAATTAATAAAAAGGTGTGCTGTGTACTCAAAAGTCTTCCCCAAGTGGAACTCGGAAATGGACTGATTTGAAAGTGGAGCTCAACAAATTAGAGGGTTTTTTTGCAAGTCAAGGAAACAAGTGATCTTTACAAAATACTCCATTGCTAAAAAAGAAACTAAGAAGAAACTTCCACACAAACATCAATCACAGGAAATTAGTCGATAAGAAAAATCTAATCATATCGACTTGGATgatagtttctttttcttttttgtttaagTCATATTCATGCTTAGAACTTGGAAAAGCCAAGGTGGCTGTTTTAATCTCTCCTGTCTCAACTGTTCTTCAAGATCAGTGTTGTTTTTACTCCCATTTGGGTACCCAAATGTCATATCAGTGACCTTGAAAAGTCCCATCTGCTCCTTT is part of the Gossypium hirsutum isolate 1008001.06 chromosome D11, Gossypium_hirsutum_v2.1, whole genome shotgun sequence genome and encodes:
- the LOC107913269 gene encoding BTB/POZ domain-containing protein SR1IP1; this translates as MVDLDQEDTAPTTLNMSAKKKELMSTAMKRTSEWIFSQEIPSDVTVQVAGVSFSLHKFPLVSKCGYIRKVVSESNDADVSVIVIPDVPGGAESFELAAKFCYGINFEINTENIAALRCVAEYLEMTEDYAVGSLVERTEAFLNEVALQSLAGAISVLHASENLLPIAEEVKLVGRCIDAIAYLACKESGNDIAMSSTISNSKTVVDWWAEDLAVLRIDIFQRVLIAMIARGFKPYALGPVLMLYAQKALRGLEIFGKGRKKIEPRQEHEKRVVLETIVSLLPKEKNAMSVSFLTVLLRAAIYLETTIACRLDLEKRMALQLGQAVLDDLLIPAYSFTGDTLFDVDTVQRIMMNYLEYETDGSHFGYKEEDGYISPPLSDMERVGKLMESYLAEIASDRNLPVSKFIGLAELIPEQSRITEDGMYRAIDIYLKAHPTITDLERKKVCSLMDCQKLSREACAHAAQNDRLPVQTVVQVLYYEQQRLRDVMNGSMSSGTSPSISSRVNLYPPTDIHPVSNELSSLKRENEDLKLELVKMKMRLKEIERPSSAVPSAASSPMGIIVPSSDKPPLPRKSFMNSVSKKLGRLYPFGVPPSGAKARTRPSKDRRHSIS